aCGTCAGATTTTGACATGACTAAAAAACAGAAGCGAGTTCAGCAGCACAGTCTTACTTTGTTGGGAATGTCTGTGGCAAGGGATCAGTAGTGCAAATACAAGCACACATCTCAAAACTTGGCAGACTCTTGTATCCCCTTCCACATGCCCTATACAGGCAGAACttcaaatattaataaaactaACTTTATACTATTTGGGAATCAAGTTACCAAACTATTTCTACAATGATACACTTAGAACTGTTTCCAAATACtgtttctatatatatatatatatggcttTTCAACTGAAATTACTGGTTCAAAATGAGAACCAACTGAGGTCTACACCTGTTGTCCTTCCTGCTCAGTCTGGTCTTACCTTCCTGGCTCACCAAAGCCAAACACTATTCCACCTTCAGGTCTTGTAAAATCTGTGAAGTCTCCTGCTTTCAGAGGTCTCACAGATACCCACCTAATACATAAGGCATCCCGAGCGTCTCTGGGTTATGTTTTTAATGGCGTGCTGTATTTCCAGGCTGTCAGTGTTGCTTACTGTTAAATTTGTAGAGAGCATAAGCCACACCTATTTATGATACTCTACAAACAATCAATTTTatcaaaagaacaaaataaggCATCACCTTTAATAGGCAAAAAGGATAGAATGTgccacagaaaaatgcagaaggaaagcaTAGAGCTGGCAGCTACCATTCTTTCCAAACTCAGTGAAACCTACTGCCCAATCACAGCTGTAAGAGACTAACGACTTCTAGACTTGCCAATATAAAATACCCAAAAGCTAAAGGTGTTGAtgatatttaattatttttcaagagtTCCTGTTTGGTCTTCACAAACAAGGGTTCGGCCAGAGCAATCCACATATCTCACGCTGGGCAGTGCCTCATGGTGTGCCTGGAGATGACTCAGTGGACACAGGGTCTCAACAGCGTGTGCAGCAGTGCACCAGATCACCTGGGACTGGCTCCTTCCACAGATACACCGTCTGATCTAATTTGTGTCCCTTACCTTGGTGTCTTTGTTAGAGTAATTAATAAACTTTATCTTGTGCCAGGACCAGATCAGAGGCCCCTGCATCAGATACACTCCCCTCGAAGTGGGCAAACCAGTTGAGATATCTTGGAGCAGAGAGACATAAATCCTTCCCTGGCAGAGTGAAGAAGCACTAGACACACagcattttgcagtttttaGATGCAATCTTATTTTGGCTGTTTATCAAAGCCAACATACAAGGTAAGGTGTAACAGCTCATGCTGAGCACTATGCCACTGTTCACATAGCTTCTAGTTGTTCTGAAGAACAGCCACCACAGACACCTCTACCTGCAAAATACTGTGTGAATGCATCTTGTCCTTCTTGGGCTGTTTAGCTTTGCCATGCAGATGACATTTATCTATGTATGAGATGACCACGTAAGAAACTGAACATGAGCAGTACCGCAGACCCCTCACGTTGCACACGGCCAGATTTCCAGGACCTTCTCCCGAACGGTCGTTACGCATAATGCTACACTTGTGTTAAGCGCTGTGCCTAAAGGGCATAAAAACACAGCTGAGCCAGTCAGCTGACAGCAAACCCTGTGGCCCTGGAAGGAAGAAGATGGGGTGTAACAGAGCAGTTTGACTGAGGGTTGAGTcagcttctctgtttctgctgatCCGCCCAGCATCCTGCAGTGGAACGTCTCTCAACACTGCCCTAAAAGCTTCCAACGTAAGAGGGATTAAGTGAGCTCCAGGTATTTCAGCAGACTAGAGCTTGGCTTCCTGATGACCAGTTTACATGCCTGAAAGCAAGAATGAACTTAGACTGGGAGAGCTGTATAGCAATGTCCCTACAGCAGCAGGATGGATATAAGATTTCTGCAAGGCATTCAAATATTACAGAATGGATAGTAAAACACAGATGTGGCTGTGGCCACTTCTGGGAAACAAGTGTGAACAAtcagctatttttaatttaccaaGTTCCATTCCAGTTTAAGCTGCTACAGAATCTGTGTCAATCTTCATGTCCTTTTTTGATCTCTTCCTTCGCTTAACTTATGCTTATGTACTGAAAAAGTCTGAGCACATGATTACCCCATCCAGGCAACATGCCTttgaaatggctttttaatCTAGACTCTCCACTCCCTGACAGACTGACTTTTGCAGTATGTCTGTATTTGCTGTCTAGACACTTGAATATGCTAACCTCTAATTTAGCCCTCCTTTACTGACCCATGAGTTTCCTCCCTTCTGTGGGTCTTCTGGCTAAACTGGAAATACAACACACTCATTCTGCCCTACACCTGCCTGGTGTAATTGCATTCATACAAATCTGACCAGTGAAGTAAGGCACATGTTTCTCATTCACAGCAACGATTAATCCTTACACTGAAAAAATTCTGTAGCActctctgctgccttcagtgTCAAAGAACAGAATAGTCCTTTTCTGAAAGGATTCAGGATATGTCTGCAGAGACAAGGACCTGAGCAGAATGTCTAAGTAGAATGAAATAAGCAGAATTAAATCAATGTGTATCTAGTTATGTAGGTAGAAAATGATGGAAGAGTCTGATTGAAATATGAAAGGTAGGGCAAAATAAAGATGTATCCTAACAGCAGTCTTACTGCCTCAAAACCAAGATCCATCTAGCACAATATTGCCCTAGCataaggaaaaagcaaacaagagaTGTTTAGGGCAGTGGAAAAACGTCCTCTCCCAATTCCCAGCAGTTTGATTCAATGCACTTTCTCAACagtcttaatatatttttctttcatcaggCTCTCTGTGCAAAGTTTTTGAAGCCATATAAAACTTCTGGCATTTGCAGCACTCAGACAGAGATGTAATCAAGGTACACAGATGAGAGCTCACAAAAGCCATACTGTACTTCCACTTTAGATAGCATGTTTGCATCACAAACCACTTCCATATGCCTGAAGCATAAAAGATTTGCTATCTGTGTCAGCCTCTACAGATGACTTAAGAGGCAATTTAGCATTATCAAATCACTTTAAAGTCTTGTATAGGGTGAATTTGCACAAAGCCTGAGAGTAATGGCCCCTGTAGAGGCTGTTTCAGCATCAAGTCTGCACAGCAGTATACTGTTACCCTTGCAATGCAAAGGTCTGCACTGCTGATCTGTGAATACGCCTTTCACTCAAACTAGTTGTCTCTGTCCCTTCCTTGCACACCTACACATCTTTCTCTATCACACAGTAAGTAACACAATGCACCGCACAACATCTGCCATCCAGGAAGAACAAAGTCTGAGGTTTAACTGCTTGTAATTTTGGGCAGTATGATTTCTCCGCTCATGTACCAGCACACGAGTTTACCACTGCTGCACCAGTCTTTGACTTGCTATCAGTTCAATGAAACTACAGTTCCAATGTGTCCTGTATGTAGTTTCTTCCCTCAAATTATCAGATATTTAAGTTGATTTCCCTCACTTCAGGGCAATAGATGTTCAAAACTTAAGTAACTAAGGATTTTATTAGCTGCgtattttgtttatattgtCATAATGCCTCCATCACTAGAATAACAGAGTACCACACAGATTCTTTAAACTCAGTATTCATATGTAGAGCCACTCCGTCAGACACCATGGAACAGAAGATAAGGACCTGAATAAGacatacaaaatgaaaatacataatgATCGCACACAGTTTAACTGCTGTGCACATCTTGACTCCAATTGAAGTAAGGGctgtgatttttcagaaagaggTAAGAGGGACATGACAACTCAGTTTTAGAAGTCAGTATCCAAACCAAGGCTAAAGTGTTGAATTTGAATAATGACAGAATTCAGGACATCTCCTAATGGAAAGATCTATTCGTAGCTCATCTTATACACTGCTTTTTGCCAGGTTTGTTTTTCCCAGGCAATCCCTTCCTAAAGCGTTCTAAAGGCTACATGAGAAGTAAGTGACAGTTGgtctcagctctgcagaagcacCTCTGTAGGTGCTGTAGAAGTTTACCTACACTGCACTCATTCATATAACTAGTCATGCAAAAACTAGCACCACAGCATCCTATTTACACTTTGTTTACCTCTCTTTAGAAAAGCTTTTCCTCTCTGATGACTTACCACAATTACCTTTTCTAGTCATTAACAAGGCAGAGTGTCTAAGCTACTCATTCCCTTTTCAGGTAACCAGACCGGAGGCACATTTACCagaaaacatgggaaaaaaacccctcaagcTTCCTGCTCAAGAGCAGCTACCATGAATAAGTAGGATTAAGCAATAATACAGCCACAGCTACTGTAAAACAAAGTTATTGTTTACAGAAGTTGGCTCACCAAAAATAACCACAAGTTTACAGAATGACCATACAAGAGTAATATCTGacattctgtattaaaaaatacgTATCTATTACTTCCCATTCTAATCTTTCAGTATGAAATATTACTTCTATAATTTTCTAGCTTCCTAAAGAGGTTTTGCCTTttgcttctccagctgctgcttacATTTATGCCTTTCTCTTctcaaaacaaactgaaatagcAACAGAAAATTTTAAGTGTTGAAAACAGGAAATATCAAGAGAAATGAGATCACTGGAAAGACAAACATTGCAAGGCAAGCTAGAAATAGGACAGCTTAGTTCAAAGGACATCCAGTAACACAGGGATTCCCTCTGCAAAAAGAATCCTTGAATGAAAGGGAGTATTATGAATGAAAGtccattatattattttttcacagaattcagacatttcatttttaaatgcagataaGCATACTATCCATCTCCAGAGCAGGGCACAAAAGAGGTTTAAAAGGTCTTGTGATACTACCAGAGCTATTTTTTTAGCAGACTTATTAACTAGTATTAACCAACCAGGATGCCAAAGATTACTTAGGAGCTAGTCTTTAGGGCAATTAGCAAACTGCAAAGATTGGTTTACACATGCCTACAGAATTGCGAGGTGGTTTGAGTCCTGAAATAACTTTATATTgcaaagaagggagggaaatgATAATGTAACTGTTGGTACAGAATTCAATTTCTTCTGCACAAGTCAGCACAGAAATAATTACAAGGGACACCATTACTAAACACTTATATTCAgtagaaaaatcagaaatttaaGGCAGTGGGGTTTTAGTGAGCAAAGGGCGTAAGTGAAGTCATTAAACGATAAGACGCAAaaattccattccattccatgcACAAGAACCAAAGAGTACTAAGAGtaaaaccaggcctgctgatGCCATAGAGTAACATCTTCAGGGAAAACCAAAATGACTTTTTCCTAGACCAAGGATTCTCAAGCACAAACAAGTTAAAACCTCAAACATCTAATATTATCATTATAGTTCTACCATGGAGGCACTGCAGGATTTTGTCCCACTGAAGTCACGTCAACActccaaaatgcattttaaaaaaaaaagaattgtccTTCGTATCCATTCATAACATTTAGGGCTACCTACACCATTAGAGAGCGCGTACCTCAACACCAACAgacctgaatttaaaaaaaacccacaaaagtaCTTTCTCCTCAACACACATATGCAACCAGGACAATTTAAACTTAAAATAACTCACGTTGCATATGCAATTCATCCACAGAAACAGTTGCAATCTTCAAGTCCAGAGCAACAGCAGTATAAAGCATTTGGAAGTCGTCTTTGATCATGTACAGTTCACCACAGGCAACCATCACTAATTGCTAACCCCTCTCTGCACGTGTCCAGAACACAACATAGAGCCGTCTCACCATTAAAAACAGTCTGCCCTCATTAAtcaaaaacacaaaacctcaCTCATCTGCTCTACTCCTTTCGACAGCTTACACCCTCCCTTGTATTCTTTTAGTTTTCTCTACATAACACATCCAGCTAACTTAAGACCTCCTCATCATTTCTTAcatccaaggaaaaaaacaaaacacacccaaAATATCTCCTAGTTTAcgttccttccctttcttctcacATCACCTTCATTTGTACAGCATGCAGCAGTTCTTACAATATGAGCATGCCGTAGGAGAGCTTACCTCAACAAGAACAAGGGCAGATGGGAGACTTTCAACAGAGGTCAACAGAAGCCCTAAAAGAGAATGCAAAGTCAGTTTTAGACATGGCATCATGCAATGAAATCAAGCATTCTTGTTTCTTAGCAATAGTAATACAAATTCCAGATCAAAGACTAtagcaaatacattttcttaatCCTACTGTTAGCAACTCTCAGTGCTAGGAGTTTTAGAGTCCCATGTTGACGTATCTTTGTCCAACAAATAAATGATTGCACTGTACAGCAAAACTGATCAAAAAACAGGTTCACGGTGTTTATGCTGTAATGAACAGCATTGCCTGCAAATGCTCACAAAACAGTCTTTACACAGCAGCTCTCACTGGGAATCCTACTGCTCTAAGCATTGCGTTTTACCATCACAAATGCTATGTCTAGGCACAACACAGACTGTCAAACCTGTAATAAACCACGCAAGATGCCAAATAAATCAGGACATGGGAAGATGGATTTATTTCGACACAAAGCTCAGAAAAATGGGTATTCACAGTAGCAATTCCTACAACGGTGAAACCATTGGTGctgggtgttggttttttccctacTTTTAATACTTCGGGACAAGCGTTCCCCGCGACTGCACAGCACCGGGACACCGAACGCGCGGGGCAAGGACCGGCTCCGCCTCGCTGCACGGGCGCAGCCGCTGTCACAAGAGAAGGCCGCGGCACACACCGAAGGGCAGATGAACGCGGATCCGCGGCCGCCACGCTCCGCGCTCCGCATGAACGGAGGGGCCGCGGGCGACCCCCGGCAGCGCGAACGGGGCGGGAGAGCGCGCGCGCCCTGGTGGCGGCGGGACGGCAAAGGAGCGGGACAGGCCAGGGGCAGCGGAACGAGTAACCGCCGTCATTCCCCATGAAACAGGGTCCCAAAGACACAAGGTAGGACACTGAAGCAGAGGGCGGCGGCCAGTTCCTCTGAAGGATCAGCGCACCGGCCGGGAAAAGCCAAGCAGATAACCGCGGCAGGAAAGGACGCCGAGCACTGGCGGAGCGGGGGTCTCCGCGCGGAGCCAGCCGCCATGGGAGCAGCTCGGCGCCGGCAGGGCCTCACCCGCGATGCCTCGCCGCCTCTGCGCTGGCGACAGCCCCCAGCGCTTCCTCACTCGCGCCGCCGGGACAGCCCACGGACGGCAGCTCCCcggccggccccgcgcccctcTCTCTGGCGGATGCAGCGGACCCCGCAGGCCCAGGCAGACGGGGAGGAGGGCACAGAGTCGGGGGCGGTGCCGTGCCGGCAGCTCTACCCGTAAGGCGCACCGGCTGCCGTTCCAGCAGACGGGCCCGGAGGACCGGACAAAGCTGCCAGCGCCCTGGTCCGCACCGGGGCCCATTGCAGCCCCCGCTGCCCGGGCCTGCCCAGCGAGACCGACACTCTTGACAGCGCCCGCCTGGAAACCCCCACAGCACCTTCACCAGGCCAGGCGCGGCTCTAAGGCTTTTCCCGGCCAGAGCTCAACGTGCGGAGGGGCGCGGCCGGGCGGGGCTCCCTGGCGGCTCCGCCCCCCGGTATAAGAGCGGCCGTCCGCGCGCGGCGCGGCAGTGACCGGGCGCTGCCGCGGATCGGCGCATGCGTGTCGCGCCGGCGGCCGCGCGGGGACATGCGGAGCTGCGCGACACTGTCGGGGTGAGTGATGGCCCCCGCGGCGGcacctcccgccgccccgcgccgctcGTTGCCATGGCGGCGGGGCGCCCCCCGCTGCCGCGGCCTGCCCAGGCCGCTCCAGCCCGCCGTGGACCTGAGCCGCCCGGCAGGGCTTGGCGGCGGCCCGGGGCCGCTTTGTACCTgccgcgccgggccccgccgcctgGGAGAGGAACGGGGGCTGGAGCGGCCGGCCGCCACCAGCATCCGCGGGTCGCCTGGGCTCAGCCGGGCTGCGGCGCCAGGGCTGGCCGGGCCCCTGGCACGGAGCCGCGGTCCCGGTGCGGCCCACGCCAGTGGGCGCTGGCGGCGAGCCGCGGCCCGAGAGGCGCGCCGGGGAGAAGTAGGAGTGCGGTTTTTGCCCCTGTGGTGGCAGAGGGGGAGCACCGGGGCCCAGGCCCGCCGCGGCGCCTCTTACCTGCCGATCTGGTGGGAGGCGTCTGGGTACGATACCTGTTCTGCTCGCCGCGGGGGGAGCGCGCTGTCCCAGGGATGGAAGCGCTCATGCGGCCCAAGTCCCGCTGGGTGGGACCCGCCGGGGCCAGCGCTGCCCGGTGCCACGTTCTTGGGAATCAACGTGGCGTGCCACGCGTTTTTCTCCTGACCCGAAACGGTATCAGTGTTCCCTCTCACTCGCCTCCGAGCGGCTCCTCTCGCTCCTGTGAGTAAACATAGACCGCATTGTGGGCTCAGACGCTGCGCGTCGCACTCTCAATTTAGGATGGCTTAGTTTAGAATAAACATTTCTTCCTGACTTAATACCCCAGTACACACTTATCCTCGATCTTCTAAAATAGACAGTCTGTGTTTAAATGCGGAGACGCCGCCGTACAAGTACTGGCAGTGCCGCCGGAGCGTGTCCGCATGCGGCGGACAGCACTGCGGAGGTTACGCGCAGAGCGGGAGCCGGAGTTCAGTGGACCCGACTCACTAGCACACAGACTAGGGACcctgtgcagtgctgctgaagCAATAGGCAAAAACTTGTTATGCTTGATCTTGATAAAGATAACAGTACTTAATTATATGCTGATTAACTGGATGGGAAAGGCTTTGGGGACAAGGTCTCTGGTCAGTTTGGGGATATTGAGTCTGCCCTACTGGTGAACAAAACCTCTGCATCACAGATACATTTGTGAATTGCATTTATAAGCTAGTGAAACTTAAAAAGAGGAAACCAAACTGCTCAGTTCGCCCATGTTACTTTATTCACAAATCTAGTTTCCTTTTCTTAGCAATATACCTATATGggacagtttttattttttaaatagaaacctCTCTTCTGAAGGGGTGTATTTTCTTGGTGCAataaaggaattatttcagaGAAGAACACTTCCACTTCTCTGCcttggaaaacagaattaaaacctATCAGTGCGTCTAACACTGTGGTTATGACTGAGTCAGCTATAAAGgagtttttatttcctgaatgTAAGCTGGCTATATTCACATTAAAATTCTCAGAAGGGTGAAGTACCGTACCTTAAGCATGCATCTGAAATCTGACAAGCAGAGGCAAGGCAGTTGTCTTGCTATTTAATTACTAGTTTTCTACTGGCAATTTACAGGTTCCTCCCAGTTGCCATGTAGGACCATGAAACAGTAGTTCAAATTTTACCTGAACTTAAACTCCTTGATGAACTGCAGTTACGTGAATATATTCCAAAATATCTGACTAATCTAATACCTTGTCTGCTGTTCAGCTGGTTTGTCTCTAAATTTATGCCCATCACCATCTGGGCTATATCtgtagaattaattttatttgcaagcTCCTATGATTTGAGCAGCATTTTTCAATCAATCTTTACCTAAGTGATCACAGTCTTAAATTTTGTACCACAGAACAGTCCATTTCTGGTTGGCAGAATGTGTAGAAAAATCTCTCAAAACTAATAATATGCCTCATTTATATAATAACTATAAAGAATATAATTCCTCTGAAGGGAAGAAATATTCTGAGGCCTTCATCTGATTTAGCTTGCGACTCCAAGGATTACTGACCTGCACTATGGAGGTTTGGTGCACAGTAAATAAGAcctaattatttattaatagaTTTAAACTAACCTTTCATGAGCCTGTTTCTGCTAGGTGTTGGTTTCTGAGCATTAATCTAGTTGCAAAGGCAAAAACACTTCAGGGATGGTATGACCACTAGAGAACAAggatttggttttttaaatatatggaGTTCCAGAAAGCATACTAATAGCTCTTAGGCTTTTTAAAGTCCAATTacaaatctgaaatatttaaatattaaaagaggTAGCTCTATCTCAGGTACTTACATTAAATAGAAAGtcaaagacaaaaaggaaattacatcATGTTGTCAAATAAGGAACAGCTAGCTGGAGTGGATGACTTGTAGTGCAAAAATGTGCCCCTCCTCCTGTGAATTGCTTCTGAGATTTGTTAGAGATACGTGGTGGCAAGTTGAGCAAAAATAAGCTGTGGATTTAAGGTAGCCACATTACTTCCCTTCCCAAAAGTGGTAAGTAGGtcttaggttttgtttttttcctctttcccttttcttacaAAAAGGTATGTAAGTTGCTGGTCAATAGGATTGCCTTTATAAAATCTGTCCAAAATTTGTGCAAGCATTCAAAAGTCTGTACAGCAAATTGCTGTATTCCATATCTGTTGAAACATTCCTTTATTTTGAATCCGATTAATCTCAAATATTTGATGCATTGGGTCTGGAAGAGCAGGGAATAGAATAATAAGATTCTCTCTGAGATCAGGGATACGTCTTGAGCTAAAATATATGCAAATGCTTcctattttctaaataaagtatTACTGTGGTTATAACACAAGTACTTAATTATATATATCAGTATGAAGACCCTGTATTTAGGATGTTCTATGTAACTCAACTCCATCTCACAAAAATTTTCCAGTGTATTCCCATATACCTTCATCACTACATACATACCCTACTATTTATGGATACATTTGACCATTTTCAGCTTACATATATCTTATTATTAATCGCTCATCAGTTACAATCTAAAGGTACATATTATATAAATAACTTGACATTTAGAATAATTCATATTCATTAATGTGAGCAGGCATGAATTATTAAGAACTATCTCCTTTGCACATGCACAGTCACATTGCCTTACAGTGGATGGTGTTGATAGCTTCCTAACCAACAAACCATTCGATTGCTTTGACATGTATCTGCCCTATAGTAATGACTAGCTGTAGTTTTAATTTGAACTTACTTTCTTTTGAATAACACTAAAACTGTAACATTTCCAGAAGTGCTCAAAGTGCCTCGATCTTTCTCAGTGCTATAATCTAGGAATAGTGAGGCCAGACAAGCAGAGTAACCAGAAACCCATTCCGTGCAAATGAATGGCAGACAAGTGTGAGATCCAGAATGCTGCATTACTGCATACTGTCCATTTTCTTTAGCAAATgtagtttgattttatttatggtTAGGCTTAGAACCTTAAATCTTTAAGGAGACAGGATTGGGTCAACAGTTACAGTGGAAACTGTTGGTGTTTATATCTTCGTGACTtgacttctgtaatttttttttaaagccaatcACTAGAAAATATTAGCCTCCTGAAATATGTACTGTTCAGCTTTATAAACACTGTATAAAATAGTTTGTACTCCTCAATTACATGTGCTCATGGCTCCCTCTTAAGATGTTGTTCCTTCCAGCAAGctaatgtgtattttaaaatacaagcacCACCAACTCTCTAGACTCCACTGAAAAATTAAGTAGGTGATTTAGTGAAAAAGCACATGCCTTACCTCCCTTGATACTCCTATCTTAAGGCACGGAGAAGGACAGTTTCATAACTCCGTCCATTTGCAACTCCCCACTGAAATGTCATGGCAAGTCAAGTTCTGTAAATTCACAAAGAGTTTATTGTTGGAAGCAAGCAAGTTTTACAGCTATAAAATTTGtctgtgctgtatttttaaaacataaagaGTTGATTGAAAGAAGCTAAAATTACCTTTTTCCTAGAGCATGTAAATATTTAAGTCTGTTTCAGAAGTTGAGCTTAGCATTCCAGAGGGATTTCATAGAGGCGATTGTGCAACTGTAAGTCTTGAGAGCTGAGATTTAGACAGCATTCAGAAAGCTGACACAGTAATTACTAGCAGTGGTTTTGGCGTGGGATCTGGTGGAGGTTGGGCTTCTTAACAAGCCCTGCAAGGGTTGTATGTTATCATAGCAAGTACATTACATGTGCTCTCAAACTACAGCAAACACCCccctctttctgtctcttttttaatATCATAATCAATTTCTTGCTCATGGTCTTGTCAAACCTTGTACGTGCACTGAGGTGGAGTACTATCATATGCTGACTAATCAGTGTTCTGTATCAGCGATTTTTCAAC
The nucleotide sequence above comes from Apus apus isolate bApuApu2 chromosome 20, bApuApu2.pri.cur, whole genome shotgun sequence. Encoded proteins:
- the LOC127392994 gene encoding uncharacterized protein LOC127392994 isoform X2, which produces MGPGADQGAGSFVRSSGPVCWNGSRCALRVELPARHRPRLCALLPVCLGLRGPLHPPERGARGRPGSCRPWAVPAARVRKRWGLSPAQRRRGIAGLLLTSVESLPSALVLVEASAGLGARISLWKCLPPRICQVSPYTRGRAAGSGLISSQTLCDMKQKQDFLAQSTQVLTWAEEGECCELDCCTFILCSGVTCQMKEDTIKVHTLPNEK
- the LOC127392994 gene encoding uncharacterized protein LOC127392994 isoform X1, giving the protein MGPGADQGAGSFVRSSGPVCWNGSRCALRVELPARHRPRLCALLPVCLGLRGPLHPPERGARGRPGSCRPWAVPAARVRKRWGLSPAQRRRGIAGLLLTSVESLPSALVLVEASAGLGARISLWKCLPPRICQVSPYTRGRAAGSGLISSQTLCDMKQKQDFLAQSTQVLTWAEEGECCELDCCTFILCSGVTCQMKEDTIKALYLPRNQVMLGKKAGY